Proteins from one Sylvia atricapilla isolate bSylAtr1 chromosome 1, bSylAtr1.pri, whole genome shotgun sequence genomic window:
- the CASD1 gene encoding N-acetylneuraminate 9-O-acetyltransferase isoform X2: MFTGSYKNAMILMNVYCNKIMKPIDGSCCQPQPPLTLIQKIAFCFFTLSIIGYLIISLIHRNNYRKNKSCTDLESGEEKKPAISIPNVSTLEMLLHSFCKLGLIMTYFYLCDRANLFMKENKFYTHSSFFIPIAYILVLGVFYTENTKETKVLNREQTDEWKGWMQLVILIYHISGASTFLPVYMHIRVLVAAYLFQTGYGHFSYFWIKGDFGVYRVCQVLFRLNFLVVVLCIVMDRPYQFYYFVPLVTVWFMIIYATLAVWPQIIQKKANGNCLWHFGLLLKLICLLTCIYFLSYSQDAFEKIFSFWPLSKCFELNGNVYEWWFRWKLDRYVVFHGMLFAFIYLALQKRQMISEGKGDPLFSSRVSNVLLFISIVSFLTYSIWASSCKNKTECNELHPSVSVVQILAFILIRNIPGYVRSVYSSFFAWFGKISLELFICQYHIWLAADTKGILVLIPGYPMFNVLVSTFIFVCVAHEISQITNDLAQIVVPKDNSTLLKRLLCIAGFFSGLHFFSAMQDQSRH, from the exons ATGTTTACTGGGTCTTACAAG aatgcAATGATTCTTATGAATGTCTACTGCAATAAAATAATGAAGCCCATTgatggctcctgctgccagcctcagCCTCCTCTCACCCTGATACAGAAGAtagctttctgtttttttactTTGTCCATTATTGGATATTTAATTATCAGCTTAATTCATCGGAATAATTATCGGAAGAACAAATCATGCACTGATTTGGAAagtggagaggagaagaaaccTGCCATCAGCATACCTAACGTTTCTACTTTAGAGATGCTCTTACACAGCTTTTGCAAACTTGGTCTAATCATGACCTATTTTTATCTATGTGACAGAGCAAATCTTttcatgaaggaaaataaattttacacaCATTCATCTTTCTTCATACCAATCGCCTATATCTTGGTTTTGGGGGTATTTTATACCGAAAACACCAAAGAG ACTAAAGTGTTAAATAGAGAACAGACTGATGAATGGAAGGGCTGGATGCAACTTGTTATTTTGATTTATCATATCTCTGGAGCAAGCACT TTTTTGCCTGTGTACATGCACATTCGAGTCCTGGTTGCTGCGTATCTCTTTCAAACAGGTTATGGGCACTTCTCATATTTTTGGATAAAAGGGGACTTTGGTGTATACAGAGTGTGTCAG GTTTTATTTCGTCTCAATTTCTTGGTTGTGGTACTGTGCATAGTGATGGACCGACCTTACCAGTTCTACTATTTTGTGCCATTAGTCACTGTCTGGTTTATGATCATTTATGCCACCTTAGCTGTATGGCCTCAGATTAtccagaagaaagcaaatg gGAACTGCCTATGGCACTTTGGTTTACTGCTGAAACTGATTTGCTTATTGACATGTATATACTTTCTGTCATATTCTCAG GATGCATTTGagaagatattttcattttggccGTTGTCTAAGTGTTTTGAACTGAATGGGAATGTCTATGAATGGTGGTTTAGGTGGAAGCTGGATCGCTAT GTGGTTTTTCATGGGatgctgtttgcttttatttatctgGCACTGCAGAAACGTCAGATGatatcagaaggaaaaggagatccTCTTTTCTCGAGCAGAGtttcaaatgttttattatttatttcaattgtGTCCTTTTTG ACCTACTCTATTTGGGCTAGTAGCTGTAAAAACAAGACAGAGTGCAATGAGCTACAtccttctgtttctgtggtGCAG aTTTTAGCTTTCATCCTCATCAGGAACATTCCGGGATATGTCCGATCTGTGTACAGCTCATTCTTCGCCTGGTTTGGCAAAATTTCTTTAGAG cttttCATTTGCCAATACCATATTTGGCTGGCAGCAGACACAAAGGGAATCTTGGTGCTCATTCCTGGATATCCAATGTTTAATGTTCTTGTCAGCACTTTCATATTTGTGTGCGTGGCACATGAGATTTCTCAGATCACTAATGATCTAGCACAGATTGTGGTTCCTAAAGACAACTCAACTCTGCTGAAAAGGTTGCTATGCatagctggatttttttctggactaCACTTCTTCTCAGCCATGCAAGATCAGTCAAGGCATTGA